The stretch of DNA GAATGAATCATAGTACTCCTCTTCTACCATAGatgaccgtgcacaatctttaaTTTTCGCCCCCACAAGATATAAGGCCATAGTTGTTCAAAGGatgggtagcgctatccacctgggataaatcaccatccagcAGATAAATAGTAGCAAAACCTATTGAGTTAattcagtggatagcgttatccaccctcTGAACACTGGGGCCAGGTCAGAGAAATGTTGCTAACAAAAGACCTCAAACTTATCCTACCatttgaaacaaatgaaaattcgCTTATTTAATTCTTTCATTGTTGGTTTTACAGATAACCATGCAGCCCATCACGTCGCAGGTGTAGAGGAGATTGTAGAGGCTACTGGGGCACTTCTTTTATATCTCCCACCTTATTGTCCCGAATTAAATCCAATCGAAGGAGTATTTTCTATAGTAAAAGGATGGCTTCGAGCAAACGATTTGATGTTTCTTATCACGCCAGACCCACAAGAAATGATATTGAGGGGATTCTTTCACGTCACTAGAAGTGATGTACAATCACTTTATACACACTGTGGTTATTCGTAACGAACATTCATTTACAGTCACCCAGTCATTGCCGTAGAACTGTACTTATAAATTGACTGGATTCAGATTTGAAAGTTTATGTATACGGTGGTATAAGTAAAATCAAACAGAGACGTATTAAAATAAAGTGGACATTCTTGAACTTTacttgaactttgaactttATTGTCACAATATAACATTAcaattcttaaatttttttacaGTTGGCTCGCAAATAGTAAATCTAATCTAGGCGGGTCAACTGTGTACTTTTTAACTGGCACTCCCAGCTAAAACTTGACGGAGCTCTGCCGTAGCGTCCTCACACCACGGCAGGCTGAAGAATTGCTCTATCCTACTTTCAGCAACAACTTAATCCTATCTTTAATTCCTTATGATACAGAAGGTACTGTTATCACTTCCCTTCGACAACAACTCCAATTACACGTAGACAAGCCTAAAAGTGGGGTTCCAAACAATACTCCCCTGTTCACAAGTCCGATAAATACTGTGTTGtgtctttctttcagtttgttcCAAATTTATTAAAATCATCTATCAATAGAAGTCagtcaagaaaaattaaaattcaacggGTTGTTCCTTCCCGAGATCGTGGAAAGCTCCATTTATTAAGCAAATTATGTTTTGAACGTCGCACTTTTTTATTTTCCCACGCCTTAGCAGCTTGCCCGATGGGTGAAAAGTCAAGTAAATGTTAAACACCGTATAGTATATTTAAACCAAGTGCGCACTAGGGGAATATCGGCCGAGGTCAAGATGGTATGGTACGTTCACGAAAGACACACTATCCACAGCCGTTTCAgaatcttttcttttccttcctttttttattgtcatttttaagTAAAGATCTCTTTAAAGTCCAGGAATGTGGATTATTTAAATCCTTAAAtaacacaataaaaataaaacaatttattaCATCTGTTACTTTGGGCTAACATTTTGAGATGTCACGCAGGacatttttcttctgttcttcGAATTCTTCTTTGGAGAGAGCTCCTGATTGGTATAGCTCGCTTAGCATCTGCATCTGTTTTAATAGCTCTGTCCTGTTGTATGTGGCTTTATCAGCGGATGCCTAAGGAGGTCAGATGTAGacaaaaatcatatttttttatcttgaaGCTTCATGCTCCTTATCCTAAAGATAACTACTGTTGGCAAGGTGTTGCTTAGGGCGAGCTCCGCTTGATAGGACAACAGTAATTGAATCATGTGTATGGATAAATTTCGGCCAAACCCTGATGGGCATGGCCGTTTATTAAAACTCATTATAGTAACATGGGAAAAGCCAAATCTAAAAGGCGTAGTCCCAGGAAAGGTGAGGGCAAACCCACTATATGCAAACGACAGAAAACAGGgagggagagagggagggacGGAAATTTGATCTTTACTTGCTTGTAGAAGCGAGTGAAAGAGAAGTCACGCTTTGTTTGTATGCCTTATAAGGTTTACCAAGGAATGACATCCCGGATGGCAGGAATGCCCCAACTGGAAGCTGGAAAGTTGCTCAAAACGTCGCAATCAACATAAAACCATTTCTTTCCTTTgggaaagaaaaatattcttAATCTATTTGTTAGTTGTTTTAGAGAACGTAAGCGATAAAAGAAGTACGTTGAAGGAGACTTGAAAAAACTCACAGTTGCCCATGTGTTTTGTCAATCAATCTTTAACTATTCAATTCAAACAAGCTTGGACACTTACCTGTTCAGCATGGGAAGATACGTCGGATCTGCTGCTTTTTAGAAATACAGATGCTACTTCAGTTAATGCTTGTGTAAGCTCAGATGCGCTTTTGGTTCGTTTCTTGGAAGTATTTGAGAATACAGGGTAGTCTGGTGGCTCTTGATAACTACTGTGATGTCCCCTTTCCTGTGGAAATTAAAGTTACACTGAATTAACGCTGAAAAGTACCCGAGCCATTCATGACCAGCGATTTTAAGGAAATGACACTGAATGGTAATATTTTCATAAAGCCACTTTAACCAACAGATCAACAAAAACGCACTTAGCTCCCATCAAACCTGAGTATTCAATATACATTTGTTCATTACGCTTTGCTTTGTTCTTcttgaaaaaattcaaaacatgaAAGCCCAAAATCATACAAGTGGAAACTACGTAGAAATACATGATAAAAAAATGGTTTATGTTCACGTCTCCTCGAATTTACCAATGCGGTTGCCCACAGCCTGTATTCTCCGAGGCCCCACTTATCTTCGTGGATGGAACGCAGTCGTT from Montipora capricornis isolate CH-2021 chromosome 9, ASM3666992v2, whole genome shotgun sequence encodes:
- the LOC138017286 gene encoding uncharacterized protein, whose translation is MTFRGLSKVANCTRISKQSAIDVKSRKRALQNELPKMSRKEKQPQCKCPQTTARQIRTIPLKTRDHENDKWGLGEYRLWATALERGHHSSYQEPPDYPVFSNTSKKRTKSASELTQALTEVASVFLKSSRSDVSSHAEQASADKATYNRTELLKQMQMLSELYQSGALSKEEFEEQKKNVLRDISKC